A part of Helicobacter himalayensis genomic DNA contains:
- the glyS gene encoding glycine--tRNA ligase subunit beta, producing MQTATTNTTAFLLEILTQELPAKPFLKELPQILTKWQNALQNANITTSHTQLFYTPRRIVLYCEDFALFSNEQIIESFGAPINIAYDNDGNLSKAGLSFFAKNNLDPTRDKDKVSKALKDGKEVLYFKETLQGRATKELMQDVVDNFLQSLHFGKSMRWGDLASRLSNFNGFIRPIVNICAFLGEAPLPLCVFGLESSAQTYPHRDFGYNAIEVKNIGHYFEILQKNCVILDQNERKAKILSQIEAIKSAHHIDIELDSELLEEIVAITEYPQSLLGYFEKEFLRLPKEVIITSMKENQRYFALYKEDSLFNGFIVVSNSTSKDTSLIIRGNEKVLRARLSDAMFFYENDLKRGLNAQGLESVLFVEGLGTLAQKSLREGKIAQVLAQKFSVQLIESATQNTNYTNERLFMLLQESVALAKADLLSEMVGEFPELQGIMGSYYAQSEGKDALLVKALREQYLPNSEHSALPSNLFSAIVALSYKLDNILSLFSINKIPSGSKDPYALRRAALGVIKIILLYKLPFNLSSDLRDISYALGFEKLNVEQIADFFLDRLESHLELNPSIFRASANAQSESGAFERDILNLTTNANALNSVFEESTDKPALLSTFKRVANICKESSAQDFSTPQQEFFSLPQEQALFNALTQIQHTQFESTKARVSALFGLKDILESFFDKVLINDKNPQIATNRKALVFSVYREFLRVGDIAQIAI from the coding sequence TTGCAGACTGCGACTACAAATACCACAGCTTTTTTACTTGAGATTCTCACCCAAGAACTTCCAGCTAAGCCATTTTTAAAAGAGCTTCCACAGATTCTAACAAAATGGCAAAATGCCTTGCAAAATGCAAATATCACCACATCACACACACAGCTTTTTTACACGCCACGACGCATTGTGCTTTATTGTGAAGATTTCGCGCTTTTTTCAAATGAGCAGATTATAGAATCCTTTGGCGCGCCTATAAATATCGCCTATGATAATGATGGCAATCTTAGCAAAGCGGGTTTGAGCTTTTTTGCAAAAAACAACCTTGACCCGACAAGAGATAAGGACAAAGTAAGTAAGGCGCTCAAAGATGGTAAAGAAGTGCTGTATTTTAAAGAGACTTTGCAAGGCAGAGCGACAAAGGAGCTAATGCAAGATGTGGTTGATAATTTTTTGCAAAGCTTGCATTTTGGCAAAAGTATGCGCTGGGGGGATTTGGCAAGTAGATTGTCAAATTTTAATGGCTTCATTCGCCCGATTGTTAATATTTGTGCGTTTTTAGGAGAAGCACCACTACCTTTGTGTGTGTTTGGATTGGAATCTAGCGCGCAAACTTACCCACACAGGGACTTTGGCTACAATGCAATAGAGGTGAAAAACATAGGGCATTATTTTGAGATTTTGCAAAAAAATTGTGTGATTTTAGACCAAAATGAGCGCAAAGCAAAGATTCTCTCACAAATTGAAGCTATAAAATCCGCGCATCATATCGATATCGAGCTTGATAGTGAGCTTTTAGAAGAGATTGTGGCAATTACTGAATATCCGCAAAGTTTGCTGGGATATTTTGAAAAGGAGTTTTTGCGTCTGCCAAAGGAAGTTATTATCACTTCGATGAAAGAAAATCAACGCTATTTTGCGCTGTATAAGGAAGATTCGCTTTTCAATGGTTTTATTGTGGTGTCAAATTCCACGAGCAAGGATACTTCGCTTATTATAAGAGGAAATGAAAAGGTTTTGCGCGCGCGTCTAAGTGATGCGATGTTTTTTTATGAAAATGACTTGAAACGCGGGCTAAACGCACAGGGTTTAGAATCTGTGCTTTTTGTGGAGGGCTTAGGCACTTTGGCGCAAAAATCCTTGCGTGAGGGCAAAATAGCGCAAGTTTTAGCGCAAAAATTTAGCGTGCAACTTATAGAATCTGCCACTCAAAATACAAATTACACGAATGAGCGCCTTTTTATGCTTTTACAAGAATCTGTTGCTTTAGCAAAGGCAGATTTACTTAGCGAAATGGTTGGGGAGTTTCCAGAATTGCAAGGCATTATGGGTAGTTATTACGCACAAAGTGAGGGAAAAGATGCTTTGCTTGTAAAAGCATTGCGCGAGCAGTATTTGCCAAATTCCGAGCATTCCGCGCTTCCTTCAAATCTCTTTAGTGCTATTGTCGCACTTTCTTACAAGCTTGATAATATTCTCTCACTCTTTAGCATCAATAAGATTCCAAGCGGTTCAAAAGATCCTTACGCGCTTAGACGCGCAGCTTTAGGCGTGATAAAAATAATTTTACTTTACAAGCTTCCTTTCAATCTTTCAAGCGATTTGCGTGATATAAGCTATGCGCTTGGGTTTGAAAAACTTAATGTTGAGCAGATTGCGGATTTTTTCCTAGATAGGCTTGAATCTCACCTTGAGCTAAATCCTTCAATTTTCCGCGCAAGTGCGAATGCCCAAAGTGAATCTGGCGCGTTTGAGCGTGATATTCTTAACCTCACGACAAATGCAAATGCGCTAAATAGCGTCTTTGAAGAAAGCACTGACAAGCCTGCACTCTTAAGCACTTTTAAACGCGTGGCAAATATTTGCAAAGAATCTAGCGCGCAGGATTTTTCAACACCGCAACAAGAGTTTTTTAGCTTGCCACAGGAACAAGCACTTTTTAATGCCTTAACCCAAATACAGCACACGCAATTTGAAAGCACCAAAGCACGCGTGAGCGCACTTTTTGGGCTTAAAGATATTTTAGAATCTTTTTTTGATAAAGTCCTTATTAATGACAAAAATCCACAAATCGCCACCAATAGAAAAGCACTTGTTTTTAGCGTGTATAGGGAGTTTTTACGCGTTGGAGATATTGCGCAAATTGCCATTTAG